The Anabrus simplex isolate iqAnaSimp1 chromosome 1, ASM4041472v1, whole genome shotgun sequence genome window below encodes:
- the Ufm1 gene encoding uncharacterized protein Ufm1 isoform X1, with protein sequence MMADEKNTKNVKDTIEYFDTFLKLNEDTVWMESATGTDVKSAFKLASFLEKFYHSLEPHNRLLSFERIICGWWKSRGRTNPVDISVFEESCDLMLIAFLNNPKARDEIVLLAINEYLKLCSKTRLEELLDTLLTEGISYRILFLALSSLKNNGGKQIDLEVVLTSVWCKKIECGNKHIVQKQVSELLNDNKYIETLMKILCMKDELGEKNNVKLVILETVLTRVNSWEETFWCVLLNNVDQAVLRNVCTIFSDLLSALLSFIVYISKDVSCACRCGPDERTSYQWIAKSKTSVVSGQEFETIVKLLTSLYQSRSRTRVHIRQWLTDLKNGPFCTIWEDIEAVCES encoded by the coding sequence ATGATGGCGGATGAGAAGAATACAAAGAATGTAAAAGATACAATTGAGTATTTTGATACTTTCCTCAAACTTAATGAAGATACAGTGTGGATGGAATCTGCTACTGGAACTGATGTGAAAAGTGCTTTCAAATTAGCTTCATTTTTGGAGAAATTCTATCACTCTCTTGAACCTCATAACAGATTGCTTAGTTTTGAAAGAATAATTTGTGGATGGTGGAAAAGCAGAGGTCGGACAAACCCTGTAGATATTTCAGTTTTTGAAGAATCTTGTGACCTAATGCTTATAGCATTCTTGAACAACCCTAAAGCAAGGGATGAAATAGTACTCTTAGCTATTAACGAGTATTTGAAGTTATGTTCCAAAACTAGACTAGAAGAGCTATTGGATACTTTACTGACAGAAGGTATTTCATATCGTATTTTATTTCTTGCTTTGTCTTCTCTTAAGAACAATGGTGGTAAGCAGATTGATTTAGAAGTTGTGTTAACCTCAGTTTGGTGCAAAAAAATTGAGTGTGGCAATAAGCATATTGTCCAAAAACAAGTGTCTGAGTTATTGAATGATAATAAATATATAGAAACATTAATGAAGATTTTATGCATGAAGGATGAACTGGGAGAAAAGAATAATGTTAAACTTGTCATTCTAGAAACTGTACTTACAAGAGTAAATAGTTGGGAAGAGACTTTCTGGTGTGTTTTATTAAATAATGTTGATCAAGCTGTTCTAAGAAATGTATGCACCATCTTTTCAGACTTACTTTCAGCTTTGCTTTCTTTCATTGTATATATTAGTAAGGATGTGTCATGTGCGTGTAGATGTGGTCCAGATGAGAGAACATCTTATCAGTGGATCGCAAAGAGTAAGACCTCTGTTGTGTCAGGACAAGAGTTTGAGACTATTGTGAAGTTATTGACATCTCTCTACCAGTCGAGAAGTCGCACTCGTGTCCATATTAGACAGTGGTTAACAGATCTGAAGAATGGTCCTTTTTGTACGATATGGGAAGATATTGAGGCTGTGTGTGAATCGTAA